The Desulfovermiculus halophilus DSM 18834 region TGGGCCGGCGTCAAATCTGGTCGTTTTCCCAAGCCCATCAAGCTTGGTCCACGTACTACGTGTTGGCGAGAAAGCGACATCATGAAGCTGGTTAAAGAGGGGGAATGCCATGGCTAAGCATTTAAAAAATCATTTAAAGGACAGCATCCCTGGAAATATCCCTCGTCACACACCAGAACCA contains the following coding sequences:
- a CDS encoding helix-turn-helix transcriptional regulator translates to MHSQNPHIDPLLRLPQVLKIIPVSRSTWWAGVKSGRFPKPIKLGPRTTCWRESDIMKLVKEGECHG